A region of Dermabacter vaginalis DNA encodes the following proteins:
- a CDS encoding bifunctional [glutamine synthetase] adenylyltransferase/[glutamine synthetase]-adenylyl-L-tyrosine phosphorylase gives MRLETGAIEALQSGEAGGEFTHFDLARLGFVRTDRSAALLASASLSCVPPQLVRAMGAAADPDEALLGLTRLADAAQAAGQTHQFARVIGDERLGRTLVLVLGSSIALGDALARQVNELEEILQCPTLDGPTRERFREVMLAAVGSAPSAAVPVAAPGPEPRRAFRRAYYSLLAQIAARDVGAEAPADSQAEISRLLSDLADAALEGALALARAATEGHEAVRLAIIAMGKTGARELNYASDVDVMYVAEPAHEGVSEDEVTRVGSALARELARVCEERTADGSLWAIDANLRPEGRDGELVRTIDSYARYYRKWARTWEFQALLKARACAGDRLLGERFEEIATPLVWQASTREGFVDDTRAMRARVLAHADAERDLKLGRGGLRDIEFTIQLLQMVHGRADENIREAGTLDALDALTRGGYVGREHSAALAEAYRFLRVCEHRLQMWRLRRTHMLPTGERDIRRLARTIGAQPAKLPAEIDTVRRRVRQLHEEIYYRPLLATSAGLSDGQIALSAEAQRDRLEAIGYRDPKRALQHIDALTRGLSRGAAIQKQLLPAFLEWFAGGVDPDLGLLSFRRLSETLRETHWFLGMLRDSGVAAERLTHILSSSRYVGEQLEQHPNTVRWLSNDAQLQPLTRAQITQELDSIAGLATSDEHVIDALRGVRAREIVRICLAHLSGVLDLRELARALTDLAEAILAFTVTRVSAEADVALCVIAMGSFGAGEMGYSSDADVQFVCEGNLEVATRIAARVQKILNAPASGINMRVNADLRPEGRSGPLVRTRTSFEDYYAHHAERWERQALLRARCVSGPKDLCETLTAIMDRERYRPGGMDAHERRDFARMKARIEGERLPRGVRPSHHLKLGRGGTTDVEWCVQRLLLEHAGNDESLRTVGTLDALAALESAGHLTPSDALALRRAWLLAWELRRALFLWRGRESDVLPTDLVDLNAIATLVREPVENARAIEERYLKVTRHSRQVAERLIFDE, from the coding sequence ATGAGGCTTGAGACCGGCGCGATCGAGGCCCTCCAATCCGGGGAGGCCGGGGGCGAGTTCACGCACTTTGATCTCGCACGCCTTGGTTTTGTTCGAACGGACCGGAGCGCTGCGCTCCTCGCGAGCGCTTCACTCTCGTGTGTTCCGCCACAGCTCGTGCGGGCGATGGGGGCAGCGGCAGACCCTGACGAGGCTCTCCTCGGGCTCACCCGCCTTGCCGATGCGGCTCAGGCGGCGGGCCAGACCCACCAATTCGCGCGCGTCATTGGCGACGAAAGACTCGGGCGCACCCTGGTGCTTGTGCTCGGCAGCTCGATCGCGCTCGGGGATGCTCTCGCGCGGCAGGTGAACGAGCTGGAGGAAATTCTTCAATGTCCGACGCTTGACGGGCCCACGCGCGAGCGTTTTCGCGAGGTGATGCTGGCCGCCGTCGGCTCTGCCCCCTCGGCCGCGGTGCCCGTTGCTGCTCCCGGCCCCGAGCCGCGTAGGGCCTTTCGCCGCGCCTACTATTCTCTGCTCGCTCAAATAGCGGCCCGAGATGTGGGGGCGGAAGCTCCCGCGGACAGCCAAGCCGAGATTTCGAGACTCCTTAGTGACCTCGCCGATGCCGCGCTTGAGGGCGCGCTCGCACTTGCCCGCGCCGCAACCGAGGGGCACGAGGCAGTGCGACTCGCGATCATCGCGATGGGGAAAACCGGGGCGCGCGAGCTCAACTATGCTTCCGACGTCGACGTGATGTACGTTGCGGAGCCGGCACACGAGGGTGTGAGCGAGGATGAGGTGACGAGGGTGGGAAGCGCACTCGCACGGGAACTCGCTCGAGTGTGCGAGGAGCGCACGGCCGACGGCAGCCTTTGGGCGATTGACGCGAACTTGCGGCCCGAGGGGCGCGATGGGGAACTCGTGCGGACGATCGATTCCTACGCTCGCTATTACCGAAAATGGGCCCGGACGTGGGAGTTTCAAGCGCTTCTCAAGGCTCGCGCCTGCGCGGGGGATCGCTTACTCGGTGAGCGATTTGAAGAGATCGCCACGCCGCTTGTGTGGCAGGCCTCCACACGCGAAGGGTTTGTTGACGACACACGCGCGATGCGCGCACGGGTGCTGGCACACGCCGATGCCGAACGCGATCTCAAGCTCGGCCGGGGTGGTCTTCGCGATATCGAATTTACGATTCAATTGCTCCAAATGGTGCACGGCCGCGCTGATGAAAATATCCGTGAGGCTGGAACACTTGACGCCCTCGACGCTCTCACGCGAGGCGGATACGTGGGCCGTGAGCATTCGGCCGCGCTCGCCGAAGCCTATCGATTCTTACGGGTGTGCGAACACCGGCTCCAAATGTGGCGCCTGCGGCGAACCCACATGCTTCCCACCGGGGAGCGCGACATTCGGCGCCTTGCGCGCACAATCGGGGCGCAGCCGGCAAAACTTCCTGCCGAGATCGATACCGTGCGCCGGCGCGTGCGCCAGCTTCATGAGGAGATCTACTATCGCCCTCTCCTTGCGACCTCCGCAGGTCTCAGCGACGGGCAAATCGCCCTCAGTGCCGAAGCTCAGCGCGATCGGCTCGAAGCGATCGGCTACCGCGATCCCAAGCGTGCTCTGCAACACATTGACGCGCTGACGAGGGGACTCAGCCGTGGGGCCGCGATCCAGAAACAGCTGCTTCCGGCCTTCCTCGAATGGTTCGCGGGGGGCGTTGATCCAGATCTGGGCCTACTGTCATTCCGCAGGCTTTCCGAGACTCTTCGCGAAACCCATTGGTTTCTCGGCATGTTGCGCGACTCGGGGGTTGCTGCCGAACGGCTTACGCATATCCTCTCGAGTTCACGCTACGTTGGCGAACAGCTCGAACAGCACCCGAATACCGTGCGCTGGCTATCGAACGATGCCCAGTTGCAACCCCTTACGCGGGCACAGATCACGCAAGAACTCGACTCGATCGCGGGCCTGGCCACGAGCGACGAACACGTGATTGACGCCCTTCGTGGTGTGCGCGCACGCGAGATCGTCAGAATCTGCCTCGCCCACCTCTCGGGCGTCCTTGATCTGCGGGAACTCGCCCGGGCTCTGACTGACCTCGCGGAGGCGATCCTCGCCTTTACCGTGACCCGCGTAAGTGCTGAGGCGGACGTTGCGCTTTGCGTGATAGCCATGGGCTCCTTCGGCGCGGGGGAGATGGGCTATTCTTCCGATGCCGATGTGCAGTTCGTGTGCGAAGGCAACCTCGAGGTCGCGACCCGGATCGCCGCCCGCGTGCAAAAGATCCTCAATGCCCCCGCCTCGGGCATCAACATGCGCGTCAATGCCGATCTGCGACCGGAAGGCCGCTCAGGCCCACTCGTGCGCACGCGCACGAGTTTCGAGGACTATTACGCGCATCATGCCGAGAGATGGGAACGCCAGGCGCTTTTGCGCGCTCGGTGCGTTTCCGGCCCCAAAGACCTCTGTGAAACGCTCACCGCGATCATGGACCGCGAGCGCTATCGCCCCGGTGGGATGGACGCGCACGAGCGCCGAGACTTCGCTCGCATGAAAGCCCGCATCGAAGGAGAGCGACTGCCGCGTGGCGTGAGGCCGAGCCATCACCTCAAACTGGGGCGGGGTGGAACGACCGACGTCGAATGGTGCGTACAGCGACTACTGCTTGAACACGCGGGAAACGACGAGAGCCTGCGTACCGTCGGAACCCTCGACGCCCTCGCAGCCCTCGAGAGCGCCGGGCACCTCACTCCTTCCGATGCACTCGCGCTTCGCCGCGCCTGGCTGCTGGCATGGGAGTTGCGGCGAGCGCTCTTTTTGTGGCGCGGTCGCGAGAGCGATGTTCTTCCTACCGACCTCGTTGACCTGAACGCTATCGCCACCCTCGTCCGCGAGCCCGTGGAGAATGCCCGTGCGATCGAGGAGAGATACCTCAAAGTGACGCGCCACTCGCGCCAGGTCGCCGAACGCCTGATCTTTGACGAGTAG
- the glnA gene encoding type I glutamate--ammonia ligase, which translates to MFSNPSEAVKFIEEEDVKFIDIRFCDLPGVMQHFNVPAKTFDEEAIAEGQLFDGSSIRGFQAIHESDMKLIPDLSTAYVDPFRDQKTLVINYAIVDPFTDAPYSRDPRTVAAKAEEYLRSTGIADTAFFAAEAEFYIFDSIRYQTEANGAFYEIDSNEAAWNTGREEEFGNQGYKTAMKGGYFPVAPVDQMADLRDEMVRVLDEVGLEVERAHHEVGTGGQQEINYRFSTLLQAADDVMKFKYVIKNVAWENGRSATFMPKPIFGDNGSGMHCHQSLWKNGEPLFYDESGYGGLSDLARWYIGGLIEHSPALTAFTNPTVNSFKRLVPGFEAPVNMVYSARNRSAAIRIPVTGNSAKAKRLEFRAPDPSANPYLAFAAQLMAGIDGIRNRIEPPEPIDKDLYELPPEEHADIKTLPASLEEALDELERDHDFLTEGDVFPEDLITTWIAYKREFEVEPFRLRPHPYEFELYYDL; encoded by the coding sequence GTGTTCAGCAATCCCAGCGAAGCCGTGAAGTTCATCGAGGAAGAGGATGTCAAGTTCATTGATATTCGCTTCTGCGATCTCCCCGGCGTCATGCAGCACTTCAATGTTCCCGCGAAAACCTTTGACGAAGAAGCAATCGCCGAGGGACAGCTGTTCGACGGTTCCTCGATTCGCGGGTTCCAGGCCATTCACGAATCCGATATGAAACTTATCCCGGACCTCAGCACGGCCTACGTGGACCCGTTCCGCGATCAGAAGACCCTCGTGATCAATTACGCGATCGTCGATCCCTTCACCGATGCTCCTTACAGCCGCGACCCGCGAACCGTCGCTGCGAAAGCTGAGGAATACCTTCGTTCAACCGGTATTGCCGACACCGCCTTCTTTGCCGCCGAAGCCGAGTTCTACATTTTCGACTCTATCCGCTATCAGACGGAAGCGAACGGCGCGTTTTACGAGATCGACTCGAACGAGGCCGCGTGGAACACGGGCCGCGAAGAAGAGTTTGGGAATCAGGGCTACAAAACCGCAATGAAAGGCGGTTACTTCCCCGTGGCTCCCGTAGACCAAATGGCCGATTTGCGTGATGAGATGGTGCGCGTGCTCGACGAAGTGGGTCTCGAGGTGGAGCGCGCCCACCACGAGGTTGGCACGGGAGGCCAGCAAGAGATCAATTACCGCTTTTCCACGCTTTTGCAGGCTGCCGATGACGTCATGAAGTTCAAGTACGTCATCAAGAACGTTGCGTGGGAAAATGGGCGCTCGGCAACGTTCATGCCGAAGCCGATCTTTGGAGACAACGGCTCGGGAATGCACTGCCATCAGTCGCTCTGGAAGAACGGTGAGCCACTCTTCTACGACGAGAGTGGCTACGGCGGGCTTTCGGATCTCGCCCGTTGGTACATTGGAGGCTTGATCGAGCACTCCCCCGCTCTCACGGCCTTCACCAACCCCACGGTGAATTCGTTTAAGCGCCTCGTGCCGGGCTTCGAAGCCCCCGTCAACATGGTGTATTCGGCAAGGAACCGTTCCGCGGCGATTCGCATCCCGGTCACGGGCAACTCTGCGAAGGCCAAGCGCCTCGAATTCCGTGCCCCGGATCCGTCGGCAAATCCGTACCTGGCTTTTGCTGCCCAACTCATGGCTGGCATCGACGGCATCAGGAACCGCATCGAACCTCCCGAGCCGATCGACAAAGACCTCTACGAGCTTCCGCCGGAAGAGCATGCGGACATCAAGACCCTCCCGGCCTCACTCGAGGAAGCGCTCGATGAGCTTGAGCGTGATCACGACTTCCTGACCGAGGGCGATGTGTTCCCGGAGGATCTCATTACCACGTGGATCGCCTACAAGCGCGAGTTTGAGGTTGAGCCCTTCAGGCTTCGCCCCCACCCCTACGAGTTCGAGCTCTACTACGATCTCTAG